A genomic window from Onychostoma macrolepis isolate SWU-2019 chromosome 22, ASM1243209v1, whole genome shotgun sequence includes:
- the LOC131530507 gene encoding uncharacterized protein LOC131530507 — MKIMSVMEGESVTLHNDITSRDTKLYYMDYIEWSWFRPEESRNVKVIQLDVKTGDIRYYYDEIFRDRLQMDIQTGSLTISNIRTTDSGLYQMYNTFSVESFNVTVYAGLPTPVITRYSTCSSGSLQNCSLLCSVLNVSHVTLSWFKGNSLLSSISVSDLNNSIYLNLEVEYQDNNTYSCVLNNHIRNQTQHLDITELCKTCADQFHCCGFTEAVIRLVISAVVGVATVAIVVHDIRTSFH, encoded by the exons ATGAAGATaatgtcagtgatggagggagagtCTGTCACTCTACACAATGATATAACCAGCCGTGATACTAAATTGTATTACATGGATTATATAGAGTGGAGTTGGTTTAGGCCTGAAGAATCTCGTAATGTTAAAGTCATTCAGCTTGATGTGAAGACAGGTGATATTAGATATTATTATGATGAGATATTCAGAGACAGACTACAGATGGACAttcaaactggatctctgaccatcagcAACATCAGAACaacagactctggactttatcaAATGTACAATACATTCTCAGTAGAATCATTCAATGTTACAGTCTACG CTGGTCTTCCCACCCCTGTCATCACCAGATACTCTACATGTTCATCAGGATCATTACAGAattgttcactgctgtgttcagtgttgaatgtgagtcatgtgactctctcctggttcaaaggaaacagtttattgtccagcatcagtgtgtctgatctcaacAACAGTATATATCTAaatctggaggtggaatatcaggataacaacacctacagctgtgtgctcaacaatcaCATCAGAAACCAGACTCAACATCTGGACATCACTGAACTCTGCAAGACATGTGCAG ATCAATTCCACTGTTGCGGTTTCACTGAAGCTGTGATTCGATTGGTCATCTCTGCTGTGGTGGGCGTGGCTACAGTTGCCATAGTGGTTCATGACATCCGAACCAGTTTTCATTAG
- the LOC131530505 gene encoding uncharacterized protein LOC131530505 isoform X3, translated as MLHTFIFFCLWPLVDGVKTVSVMEGDFVTLHTDVIDIEIPRYFTHIQWKFGPEHNLIARVIWRDEETSHVRYYHDEIFRDRLQMDNQTGSLTISNIRTTDSGLYQVDSLLLTELFNLTVYARLPIPVITRYSTCSSSSGSPLVSKCVLLCSVLNVSHVTLSWYKGNGLLSSISVSDLSISLSLPLDVEYQDKNTYSCVLNNPIRNQTTHLDISGLFQTCAGFIFLSSDSVHCCGFTEAVIRLVISGVVGVATVAIVIYDIRSRRAGQKRRTSQSVTE; from the exons ATGCTTCACACATTCATCTTCTTCTGTTTGTGGCCTTTGGTTG ATGGAGTGAAGACAgtatcagtgatggagggagattttGTCACTCTACATACTGATGTTATTGATATTGAGATACCAAGATATTTTACACATATACAGTGGAAGTTTGGACCTGAACATAATCTGATAGCTAGAGTCATTTGGCGTGATGAGGAGACATCTCATGTAAGATATTATCACGATGAGATATTCAGAGACAGACTACAGATGGAcaatcaaactggatctctAACCATCAGCAACATCAGAACaacagactctggactttatcaAGTGGACAGCCTATTATTAACAGAATTATTCAATCTTACAGTTTATG CTCGTCTTCCCATTCCTGTCATCACTAGATACTCTACATGTTCTTCTTCATCAGGATCTCCATTAGTGTCCAAATGTGTCCTACTGTGTTCAGTGTtgaatgtgagtcatgtgactctctcctggtacaaaggaaacggtttattgtccagcatcagtgtgtctgatctcagcatcagtctctctctacctctggacgtggaatatcaggataaaaacacctacagctgtgtgctcaacaatcccatcagaaaccagaccacacatctggacatcagtGGACTCTTCCAGACGTGTGCAG gttttatttttctgtcctCAGACTCTGTTCATTGCTGTGGTTTCACTGAAGCTGTGATTCGATTGGTCATCTCTGGTGTAGTGGGCGTGGCTACTGTTGCCATAGTGATTTATGACATCAGATCCAGAAGAGCTGGACAGAAGCGGAGAACATCACAATCAGTCACTGAATGA
- the LOC131530505 gene encoding SLAM family member 5-like isoform X2 has protein sequence MLHTFIFFCLWPLVGKLNVFMASGLVHCCFILSWCVFYADGVKTVSVMEGDFVTLHTDVIDIEIPRYFTHIQWKFGPEHNLIARVIWRDEETSHVRYYHDEIFRDRLQMDNQTGSLTISNIRTTDSGLYQVDSLLLTELFNLTVYARLPIPVITRYSTCSSSSGSPLVSKCVLLCSVLNVSHVTLSWYKGNGLLSSISVSDLSISLSLPLDVEYQDKNTYSCVLNNPIRNQTTHLDISGLFQTCADSVHCCGFTEAVIRLVISGVVGVATVAIVIYDIRSRRAGQKRRTSQSVTE, from the exons ATGCTTCACACATTCATCTTCTTCTGTTTGTGGCCTTTGGTTGGtaagttaaatgtttttatggctTCAGGTTTAGTTCATTGTTGTTTCATCTTGTCTTGGTGTGTGTTTTATGCAGATGGAGTGAAGACAgtatcagtgatggagggagattttGTCACTCTACATACTGATGTTATTGATATTGAGATACCAAGATATTTTACACATATACAGTGGAAGTTTGGACCTGAACATAATCTGATAGCTAGAGTCATTTGGCGTGATGAGGAGACATCTCATGTAAGATATTATCACGATGAGATATTCAGAGACAGACTACAGATGGAcaatcaaactggatctctAACCATCAGCAACATCAGAACaacagactctggactttatcaAGTGGACAGCCTATTATTAACAGAATTATTCAATCTTACAGTTTATG CTCGTCTTCCCATTCCTGTCATCACTAGATACTCTACATGTTCTTCTTCATCAGGATCTCCATTAGTGTCCAAATGTGTCCTACTGTGTTCAGTGTtgaatgtgagtcatgtgactctctcctggtacaaaggaaacggtttattgtccagcatcagtgtgtctgatctcagcatcagtctctctctacctctggacgtggaatatcaggataaaaacacctacagctgtgtgctcaacaatcccatcagaaaccagaccacacatctggacatcagtGGACTCTTCCAGACGTGTGCAG ACTCTGTTCATTGCTGTGGTTTCACTGAAGCTGTGATTCGATTGGTCATCTCTGGTGTAGTGGGCGTGGCTACTGTTGCCATAGTGATTTATGACATCAGATCCAGAAGAGCTGGACAGAAGCGGAGAACATCACAATCAGTCACTGAATGA
- the LOC131530506 gene encoding uncharacterized protein LOC131530506, producing MFCALIFFCLWHLVDGMNTVSVTEGDSVTLQTNATNITKQNIRIIQWRFGPENTFVVIQFNEGAPDIDYFNAERFRDRLQMDSQTGSLTISNIRTTDSGLYQLQMIKYIDIYFNVSVYARLPIPVVTRDSSNCSSSSSGSSQQNCSLLCSVLNVSHVTLSWYKGNGLLSSISVSDLSISLSLPLEVEYQDNNTYSCVLNNPIRNQTQHLDISQLCQTCGDSVHCCGFTEAVIRLVISAVVGVATVAIVVYDIKS from the exons atgttttgtgctcttattttcttttgtttatggCATCTGGTTG ATGGCATGAACACAGTATCAGTGACGGAAGGAGATTCTGTTACTCTACAGACTAATGCTACTAATATAACCAAACAAAATATACGGATCATACAGTGGAGGTTTGGACCTGAAAATACATTTGTAGTTATTCAGTTTAATGAGGGGGCACCTgatattgattattttaatgctGAGAGATTTAGAGACAGACTACAGATGGACAgtcaaactggatctctgaccatcagcaacatcagaaccacagactctggactgtATCAACTACAGATGATAAAATACATAgacatttatttcaatgttagtgtctatg CCCGTCTGCCCATTCCCGTTGTCACCAGAGACTCTTCAAACTGCTCATCCTCATCATCAGGATCATCACAgcagaattgttcattgttgtgttcagtgttgaatgtgagtcatgtgactctctcctggtacaaaggaaacggtttattgtccagcatcagtgtgtctgatctcagcatcagtctctctctacctctggaggtggagtatcaggataacaacacctacagctgtgtgctcaacaatcccatcagaaaccagactcaacatctggacatcagtcaACTCTGCCAGACATGTGGAG ACTCTGTTCACTGTTGTGGTTTCACTGAAGCTGTGATTCGATTGGTCATCTCTGCTGTGGTGGGCGTGGCTACTGTTGCCATAGTGGTTTATGACATCAAAAGCTAA
- the LOC131530505 gene encoding uncharacterized protein LOC131530505 isoform X5, with product MEGDFVTLHTDVIDIEIPRYFTHIQWKFGPEHNLIARVIWRDEETSHVRYYHDEIFRDRLQMDNQTGSLTISNIRTTDSGLYQVDSLLLTELFNLTVYARLPIPVITRYSTCSSSSGSPLVSKCVLLCSVLNVSHVTLSWYKGNGLLSSISVSDLSISLSLPLDVEYQDKNTYSCVLNNPIRNQTTHLDISGLFQTCAGFIFLSSDSVHCCGFTEAVIRLVISGVVGVATVAIVIYDIRSRRAGQKRRTSQSVTE from the exons atggagggagattttGTCACTCTACATACTGATGTTATTGATATTGAGATACCAAGATATTTTACACATATACAGTGGAAGTTTGGACCTGAACATAATCTGATAGCTAGAGTCATTTGGCGTGATGAGGAGACATCTCATGTAAGATATTATCACGATGAGATATTCAGAGACAGACTACAGATGGAcaatcaaactggatctctAACCATCAGCAACATCAGAACaacagactctggactttatcaAGTGGACAGCCTATTATTAACAGAATTATTCAATCTTACAGTTTATG CTCGTCTTCCCATTCCTGTCATCACTAGATACTCTACATGTTCTTCTTCATCAGGATCTCCATTAGTGTCCAAATGTGTCCTACTGTGTTCAGTGTtgaatgtgagtcatgtgactctctcctggtacaaaggaaacggtttattgtccagcatcagtgtgtctgatctcagcatcagtctctctctacctctggacgtggaatatcaggataaaaacacctacagctgtgtgctcaacaatcccatcagaaaccagaccacacatctggacatcagtGGACTCTTCCAGACGTGTGCAG gttttatttttctgtcctCAGACTCTGTTCATTGCTGTGGTTTCACTGAAGCTGTGATTCGATTGGTCATCTCTGGTGTAGTGGGCGTGGCTACTGTTGCCATAGTGATTTATGACATCAGATCCAGAAGAGCTGGACAGAAGCGGAGAACATCACAATCAGTCACTGAATGA
- the LOC131530505 gene encoding uncharacterized protein LOC131530505 isoform X4, producing MTGKSSEDGVKTVSVMEGDFVTLHTDVIDIEIPRYFTHIQWKFGPEHNLIARVIWRDEETSHVRYYHDEIFRDRLQMDNQTGSLTISNIRTTDSGLYQVDSLLLTELFNLTVYARLPIPVITRYSTCSSSSGSPLVSKCVLLCSVLNVSHVTLSWYKGNGLLSSISVSDLSISLSLPLDVEYQDKNTYSCVLNNPIRNQTTHLDISGLFQTCAGFIFLSSDSVHCCGFTEAVIRLVISGVVGVATVAIVIYDIRSRRAGQKRRTSQSVTE from the exons ATGGAGTGAAGACAgtatcagtgatggagggagattttGTCACTCTACATACTGATGTTATTGATATTGAGATACCAAGATATTTTACACATATACAGTGGAAGTTTGGACCTGAACATAATCTGATAGCTAGAGTCATTTGGCGTGATGAGGAGACATCTCATGTAAGATATTATCACGATGAGATATTCAGAGACAGACTACAGATGGAcaatcaaactggatctctAACCATCAGCAACATCAGAACaacagactctggactttatcaAGTGGACAGCCTATTATTAACAGAATTATTCAATCTTACAGTTTATG CTCGTCTTCCCATTCCTGTCATCACTAGATACTCTACATGTTCTTCTTCATCAGGATCTCCATTAGTGTCCAAATGTGTCCTACTGTGTTCAGTGTtgaatgtgagtcatgtgactctctcctggtacaaaggaaacggtttattgtccagcatcagtgtgtctgatctcagcatcagtctctctctacctctggacgtggaatatcaggataaaaacacctacagctgtgtgctcaacaatcccatcagaaaccagaccacacatctggacatcagtGGACTCTTCCAGACGTGTGCAG gttttatttttctgtcctCAGACTCTGTTCATTGCTGTGGTTTCACTGAAGCTGTGATTCGATTGGTCATCTCTGGTGTAGTGGGCGTGGCTACTGTTGCCATAGTGATTTATGACATCAGATCCAGAAGAGCTGGACAGAAGCGGAGAACATCACAATCAGTCACTGAATGA
- the LOC131530505 gene encoding uncharacterized protein LOC131530505 isoform X1, which produces MLHTFIFFCLWPLVGKLNVFMASGLVHCCFILSWCVFYADGVKTVSVMEGDFVTLHTDVIDIEIPRYFTHIQWKFGPEHNLIARVIWRDEETSHVRYYHDEIFRDRLQMDNQTGSLTISNIRTTDSGLYQVDSLLLTELFNLTVYARLPIPVITRYSTCSSSSGSPLVSKCVLLCSVLNVSHVTLSWYKGNGLLSSISVSDLSISLSLPLDVEYQDKNTYSCVLNNPIRNQTTHLDISGLFQTCAGFIFLSSDSVHCCGFTEAVIRLVISGVVGVATVAIVIYDIRSRRAGQKRRTSQSVTE; this is translated from the exons ATGCTTCACACATTCATCTTCTTCTGTTTGTGGCCTTTGGTTGGtaagttaaatgtttttatggctTCAGGTTTAGTTCATTGTTGTTTCATCTTGTCTTGGTGTGTGTTTTATGCAGATGGAGTGAAGACAgtatcagtgatggagggagattttGTCACTCTACATACTGATGTTATTGATATTGAGATACCAAGATATTTTACACATATACAGTGGAAGTTTGGACCTGAACATAATCTGATAGCTAGAGTCATTTGGCGTGATGAGGAGACATCTCATGTAAGATATTATCACGATGAGATATTCAGAGACAGACTACAGATGGAcaatcaaactggatctctAACCATCAGCAACATCAGAACaacagactctggactttatcaAGTGGACAGCCTATTATTAACAGAATTATTCAATCTTACAGTTTATG CTCGTCTTCCCATTCCTGTCATCACTAGATACTCTACATGTTCTTCTTCATCAGGATCTCCATTAGTGTCCAAATGTGTCCTACTGTGTTCAGTGTtgaatgtgagtcatgtgactctctcctggtacaaaggaaacggtttattgtccagcatcagtgtgtctgatctcagcatcagtctctctctacctctggacgtggaatatcaggataaaaacacctacagctgtgtgctcaacaatcccatcagaaaccagaccacacatctggacatcagtGGACTCTTCCAGACGTGTGCAG gttttatttttctgtcctCAGACTCTGTTCATTGCTGTGGTTTCACTGAAGCTGTGATTCGATTGGTCATCTCTGGTGTAGTGGGCGTGGCTACTGTTGCCATAGTGATTTATGACATCAGATCCAGAAGAGCTGGACAGAAGCGGAGAACATCACAATCAGTCACTGAATGA
- the LOC131531004 gene encoding uncharacterized protein LOC131531004 produces the protein MVPASSAPPEHPPVPAPIPEFSLGSPEAHKCLPSHPLLPPPPLSSGSPSACPQPPICTVRAPRDCHPPASPGLEYPSPPPPASEDRTPPWPVDPAAPPRLLAPSPPPSPVDPPAPGSLVPPAPLWSGVNPPSLLDSAPLAAPRRSVPLALLGYFLQPAPPWSSVAPAPLRISGSPPQSPELSAPHWPPGSSASPWLIGSPSPPWAPPPPAPPPLVGPLESAAIPPPWLLPLWIISLKTIEHLPVPPACFLDNDSSSLLCDVFLTV, from the exons ATGGTCCCGGCCAGCTCCGCTCCTCCAGAGCAccctccagtgcccgctccCATTCCTGAGTTCAGCCTTGGAAGCCCGGAGGCTCATAAATGCCTGccctcccacccgctcctgcctcctccaccgctgtcgtctggcagcccctccGCTTGCCCTCAGCCCCCTATCTGTACGGTGCGAGCCCCacgggactgccatcctccagcgtcgccggggctggagtatccctcacctccgcctccaGCCTCCGAGGACCGGACTCCGCCTTGGCCAGtagacccagcggctccacctcggctcctagctccctcgcctccaccgtcacccgtcGATCCACCAGCTccaggctccctcgtccctccggctccgcttTGGTCAGGCGTCAACCCGCCATCACTTCTGGACTCTGCTCCACTGGCTGCGCCTCGTCGCTCCGTCCCACTGGCTCTGTTGGGCTACTTCCTCcagccagctccaccttggtcctcagtcgctccggctccgcTGCGGATCTCCGGATCTCCGCCTCAGTCGCCAGAGCTCTCGGCTCCACACTGGCcccccggatcctcggcatccccctggctcattggctctccgtctccgcctTGGGCTCCTCCTCCACCTGCTCCACCACCGTTGGTCGGTCCCTTGGAGTCGgcggccattcctcctccatggctgcTCCCATTGTGGATTATCTCCTTAAAGACTATTGAACATTTACCCGTGCCTCCTGCGTGCTTCCTCGACAATGATT cttcctctttgctctgcgaTGTATTTTTAACCGTGTGA